The Malus domestica chromosome 10, GDT2T_hap1 genome contains a region encoding:
- the LOC114827525 gene encoding putative 1-phosphatidylinositol-3-phosphate 5-kinase FAB1D isoform X2 has product MCHYCGAELTQSKENKKKLENSKLFPLAKGGPRKYCKFCAEKQERESIKQGNTILYTMPMISPATSLSSSDSCVSSWSEFSVDVSSCDRGIQEENTTGGSQEDLFCRSNGRLQNSSFEHPVNGFDRSEKQMENNLSESSCGSDVYTVRDVEIIQTSDDHEAKANVNASTSSHSDGAENSNSLEDDTNAEIWEPPEPDDPEDDMEGSVAFNDDDDEECGDGMKWGTPSSLSHSGDEGRGSYTFKEEKQRAMEAVINGKFKALISQLLKSVGVASLGEGGESWVDIIASLSWEAASFLKPDAVVGKAMDPDGYVKVKCIATGVRTQSQLVKGLVFKKHAAHKHMSTKYKNPRLLLIKGVLGLSSSGLSSFDSMEQERDYLKFVIEMLELCHPNVVLVEKTVSRDIQEAILGNGITLIFDMKLHRLERVARCTGSPILSSDTMTSKKLKQCDSFHIEKFIEEHAGGGGKVPSKTLMFIEGCPTRLGCTILLKGARSDELKKVKCVVQCAVILAYHLMLETAFLVDQRAMFSTLPLADVAMDLSTDKETLNLGSINSCVHQNTETSAETGSDTVDIPISNGFHEGCSHSSTLDVEGCSTFDEPYNPAVLSSLSSISASLRKVIGENFPLASSSYQSLSSYFGFSGRELNDPITRSVSVCTTPEETEHCDVEDKGSVEEERSLNGKNKTSFKYTEASLEVKEDDGNSEDQMKSKNQISAVLDSQSILVLMSSQNALRGTVCEQSRFSHIMFYKNFDVPIGKFLQDNLLNQQSQCTSCGGLPEAHFYYYAHRNKQLTIRVKRLPGEVHLPGGAEGKLWMWSRCGKCKSRNGISKCTKRVLISTSARGLSFGNFLELNFSKPSLSNLFSSCGHSLQKDFLYFFGLGPMVALFKYSPVTTYTVSVPPLKLPFSSSIRQDWLMKETQNVYVKLIYLFTEVANSLEKMRSQFDGLTLKLRGSFKEFSDIEEMLKQEKSELEVVLKNAVTRTENSDQVAYKLLSLNRVLWELLLEACIWERRMQSLLSPDPTMIHSRESVKAEPEKVDSYIGTSLEVKLDTAAEADGSPIKDIPVEGPVQESNGADPVNVSDSAEGFKTPNVDGSSPKRLARQGSNLRNGSSYDHCETDQLAENVDGAFADSDLSMKGTYHRSLSFNLEGSHDWFWAPFSEIRQVGMRDLQRVFFRKFESISSYTAENLPTAHQLITEEGQMLHIPLGTDNHVVSDYEGELSSMIACALALLKDLPLQTEVHADNSKGESGVAARTFENLHGLTRLPTNTSLDWSSNGSLHLDSVHNMASIFSDESRFSSFDGLNLLDSLVPPGTVNPVVPLGVSKSFGKDKYTVICPYANQFRDLRNRCCQSEVDYIASLSRCRNWDAKGGKSKSFFAKTLDDRLIIKEIKRTEFESFMKFSDEYFKHVKLSFDNGNQTCLAKVLGIYQVIVRQTKSGKEMRHDLMVMENLTFGRNITRQYDLKGALHARFNSASGGSGDVLLDQNFVNDMNSSPLYVSNKAKRILQRAVWNDTTFLNSINVMDYSLLVGVDTERQELVCGIIDYLRQYTWDKQLETWVKSSLVPKNVLPTVISPIEYKRRFRRFMSKHFLSVPDDWCSPESSDPSPM; this is encoded by the exons ATGTGTCACTACTGTGGTGCAGAATTGACACAGTCCaaggaaaacaagaaaaaactgGAGAATTCGAAATTATTTCCATTAGCTAAAGGAGGCCCCAGAAAGTATTGCAAATTTTGTGCGGAGAAACAGGAGCGAGAATCTATCAAGCAGGGTAATACGATTTTATATACAATGCCAATGATCAGTCCAGCAACTTCCTTGTCAAGCAGTGACAGTTGTGTCTCTAGCTGGA GTGAGTTTTCTGTTGATGTGAGCTCATGCGATAG GGGTATTCAAGAGGAAAACACGACAGGCGGTTCTCAAGAGGATCTCTTTTGTCGGTCTAATGGGAGGTTACAAAACTCAAGTTTTGAACATCCAGTAAATGGATTTGATAGATCAGAAAAACAGATGGAAAACAACCTGAGCGAAAGTAGTTGTGGCAGTGATGTGTATACAGTAAGAGATGTTGAGATTATACAGACAAGTGATGACCATGAAGCAAAAGCTAATGTCAATGCAAGCACTAGTTCACATAGTGATGGAGCTGAGAACTCAAATTCTTTAGAAGATGATACAAATGCTGAGATATGGGAACCCCCTGAACCTGATGATCCAGAGGATGACATGGAGGGTAGTGTTGCTTTcaatgatgatgacgatgaggaatGTGGTGATGGCATGAAATGGGGTACACCGAGTTCTTTGAGTCATTCTGGAGATGAAGGAAGGGGAAGTTATACGTTTAAAGAGGAAAAACAAAGAGCAATGGAAGCGGTGATTAATGGAAAGTTTAAAGCCTTGATCAGTCAGCTACTTAAATCCGTGGGTGTTGCATCTTTGGGGGAGGGTGGTGAAAGTTGGGTGGACATTATTGCTTCTTTGTCATGGGAAGCTGCTTCATTTTTGAAACCTGATGCTGTTGTTGGTAAAGCAATGGATCCAGATGGCTACGTGAAAGTAAAATGCATTGCAACTGGTGTTCGCACCCAAAG TCAACTAGTAAAAGGTTTGGTCTTCAAAAAGCATGCTGCACACAAACATATGTCGACCAAGTACAAGAATCCAAGGTTGTTGCTAATCAAGGGAGTACTTGGTCTGTCTTCAAGTGGATTGTCATCCTTTGATTCAATGGAACAG GAAAGAGATTATCTGAAGTTTGTTATCGAAATGTTAGAATTGTGCCATCCAAATGTGGTTTTAGTGGAAAAAACTGTTTCTCGTGATATTCAAGAGGCTATTCTTGGGAATGGAATTACACTGATCTTTGACATGAAGCTCCATCGCCTGGAGAGAGTTGCTCGTTGTACTGGATCACCAATTTTATCATCAGATACAATGACGAGCAAAAAACTAAAACAGTGCGACTCTTTTCACATTGAAAAGTTTATAGAGGAGCATGCTGGAGGTGGAGGAAAGGTCCCAAGTAAAACATTAATGTTTATTGAGGGCTGTCCTACACGCCTGGGCTGTACG ATTTTGCTGAAAGGAGCACGGagtgatgaattgaagaaggtcAAGTGTGTTGTGCAGTGTGCAGTTATTCTGGCGTATCATTTAATGCTCGAGACTGCTTTCCTTGTTGACCAGAGAGCAATGTTCTCTACACTTCCATTAGCTGATGTAGCAATGGATTTGTCCACTGATAAAGAAACCCTTAATTTAGGATCAATTAACTCATGTGTCCATCAGAATACAGAGACTAGTGCTGAAACTGGGTCTGATACAGTTGATATTCCCATTTCCAATGGATTTCATGAAGGATGTTCCCACAGTTCTACCTTGGACGTCGAAGGCTGTTCCACATTCGATGAACCATACAATCCTGCTGTACTTTCTAGCTTGTCGTCCATTTCAGCATCATTAAGGAAAGTTATAGGGGAGAATTTTCCCCTAGCATCTTCTTCTTATCAGTCTCTTTCTTCATACTTTGGATTCAGTGGAAGAGAACTGAATGACCCAATCACAAGATCTGTTTCCGTTTGTACAACTCCTGAGGAAACTGAGCATTGTGATGTTGAAGATAAAGGTAGTGTTGAAGAAGAGAGATCACTTAATGGGAAAAATAAGACTTCATTTAAATACACAGAAGCTTCTCTTGAGGTGAAAGAAGATGATGGAAATAGTGAAGATCAAATGAAAAGTAAGAACCAAATCAGTGCTGTGTTGGATTCTCAGagtattttggttttgatgtCTAGCCAGAATGCATTAAGAGGCACTGTTTGTGAGCAGAGCCGTTTTTCTCATATCATGTTCTACAAGAATTTCGATGTTCCCATTGGAAAGTTTCTTCAAGATAATTTGCTCAATCAG CAAAGCCAGTGCACATCATGTGGTGGACTTCCAGAAGCTCACTTCTACTATTATGCACATCGTAATAAGCAGCTTACTATTCGAGTTAAACGTCTCCCTGGAGAAGTGCATTTGCCCGGTGGAGCAGAAGGGAAACTTTGGATGTGGAGTCGATGTGGTAAATGTAAATCTAGGAATGGAATCTCGAAGTGTACAAAAAGAGTATTGATTTCCACTTCTGCACGTGGTCTATCATTTGGAAATTTCCTGGAGCTCAATTTCTCGAAGCCATCTTTGTCTAATTTATTTTCTAGCTGCGGCCATTCTTTGCAGAAGGACTTTCTCTACTTCTTTGG ATTAGGCCCTATGGTTGCCTTGTTCAAGTATTCCCCTGTTACGACTTATACTGTTTCTGTGCCTCCTCTGAAGCTTCCATTCAGCAGTTCAATTAGACAAGACTGGCTTATGAAAGAAACTCAGAAT GTGTACGTGAAATTGATTTACTTGTTCACAGAGGTTGCCAACTCTTTAGAGAAGATGAGATCTCAATTTGATGGGTTGACTTTGAAACTTCGAGGCTCATTTAAAGAATTCTCTGACATCGAAGAGATGCTAAAGCAAGAAAAATCTGAGTTAGAG GTAGTGCTCAAGAATGCTGTTACCAGGACGGAGAACTCGGACCAGGTTGCCTACAAACTACTTAGCTTGAACAGAGTACTTTGGGAACTGCTCCTTGAAGCATGTATTTGGGAACGGCGCATGCAGTCATTACTGTCACCAGATCCTACGATGATCCATTCTAGAGAATCTGTGAAGGCAGAGCCAGAAAAAGTTGATTCATATATTGGTACCAGTTTAGAAGTCAAATTGGATACAGCTGCAGAAGCTGATGGATCTCCAATAAAAGACATTCCAGTTGAAGGTCCTGTTCAAGAATCTAATGGAGCTGATCCAGTTAACGTGTCTGATTCGGCTGAGGGTTTCAAAACACCGAATGTGGATGGTTCAAGCCCAAAACGGTTGGCCAGGCAGGGGTCCAATCTGAGGAATGGCTCCAGCTATGATCATTGTGAGACTGATCAGCTAGCAGAAAATGTGGATGGTGCTTTTGCCGATTCAGATCTATCAATGAAAGGCACTTATCACCGTTCACTATCATTCAACTTGGAAGGTTCACATGACTGGTTTTGGGCACCATTCTCCGAAATTCGTCAAGTTGGCATGAGAGATCTACAGAGAGTGTTCTTTCGGAAGTTTGAATCAATTAGTAGCTATACTGCAGAGAACTTACCCACAGCGCATCAGCTGATCACGGAAGAAGGGCAAATGCTGCACATTCCTCTTGGAACTGATAACCATGTTGTGTCAGACTATGAAGGAGAACTGTCAAGTATGATTGCTTGTGCACTGGCTTTATTGAAAGATCTACCTTTACAAACAGAGGTTCATGCTGACAATAGCAAGGGAGAGAGTGGAGTTGCTGCGAGAACATTTGAGAATTTGCACGGTCTGACTCGACTTCCCACTAATACTTCCCTGGATTGGTCTTCAAATGGTTCGTTACATTTAGATTCTGTCCATAATATGGCAAGCATTTTTTCAGATGAGTCACGCTTCTCCAGTTTTGATGGGTTGAATTTGTTGGATTCTCTGGTTCCGCCTGGAACTGTTAACCCAGTAGTCCCTCTAGGAGTTTCAAAATCATTTGGCAAGGATAAATATACTGTGATATGTCCATATGCCAATCAATTTCGTGATCTCCGCAATCGATGCTGCCAATCTGAAGTTGATTACATTGCTTCCCTTAGCCGTTGCAGAAACTGGGATGCTAAAGGTGGGAAGAGCAAATCCTTTTTTGCCAAAACACTTGATGACAGGTTGATTATTAAAGAAATCAAGAGGACAGAATTTGAGTCGTTTATGAAGTTTTCCGATGAGTATTTCAAGCACGTAAAGCTTTCATTTGACAATGGGAATCAAACATGCCTTGCGAAAGTTCTTGGGATTTATCAG GTGATTGTGAGACAGACAAAAAGTGGGAAAGAGATGAGGCATGATCTGATGGTCATGGAGAATCTTACCTTTGGTCGGAACATCACTCGCCAGTATGATCTTAAAGGTGCTCTACATGCTCGATTCAATTCTGCTAGTGGTGGTTCGGGAGATGTCCTTTTGGATCAGAACTTTGTCAATGACATGAACTCATCTCCACTGTATGTTAGTAACAAAGCAAAGCGTATATTGCAGCGGGCTGTGTGGAATGACACAACTTTCCTCAAT TCAATCAATGTTATGGATTATTCATTGCTTGTGGGAGTAGATACTGAACGTCAGGAGCTTGTATGTGGCATTATTGATTATCTTAGGCAGTATACATGGGACAAGCAGCTAGAGACATGGGTGAAGTCTTCACTTGTGCCGAAAAATGTCTTGCCGACCGTCATCTCGCCAATAGAGTACAAGAGGAGATTCAGAAGGTTCATGTCTAAGCATTTCTTGAGCGTCCCCGATGATTGGTGCTCACCAGAATCCTCTGACCCGTCACCAATGTGA
- the LOC114827525 gene encoding putative 1-phosphatidylinositol-3-phosphate 5-kinase FAB1D isoform X1 — protein MCHYCGAELTQSKENKKKLENSKLFPLAKGGPRKYCKFCAEKQERESIKQGNTILYTMPMISPATSLSSSDSCVSSWSEFSVDVSSCDRGIQEENTTGGSQEDLFCRSNGRLQNSSFEHPVNGFDRSEKQMENNLSESSCGSDVYTVRDVEIIQTSDDHEAKANVNASTSSHSDGAENSNSLEDDTNAEIWEPPEPDDPEDDMEGSVAFNDDDDEECGDGMKWGTPSSLSHSGDEGRGSYTFKEEKQRAMEAVINGKFKALISQLLKSVGVASLGEGGESWVDIIASLSWEAASFLKPDAVVGKAMDPDGYVKVKCIATGVRTQSQLVKGLVFKKHAAHKHMSTKYKNPRLLLIKGVLGLSSSGLSSFDSMEQERDYLKFVIEMLELCHPNVVLVEKTVSRDIQEAILGNGITLIFDMKLHRLERVARCTGSPILSSDTMTSKKLKQCDSFHIEKFIEEHAGGGGKVPSKTLMFIEGCPTRLGCTILLKGARSDELKKVKCVVQCAVILAYHLMLETAFLVDQRAMFSTLPLADVAMDLSTDKETLNLGSINSCVHQNTETSAETGSDTVDIPISNGFHEGCSHSSTLDVEGCSTFDEPYNPAVLSSLSSISASLRKVIGENFPLASSSYQSLSSYFGFSGRELNDPITRSVSVCTTPEETEHCDVEDKGSVEEERSLNGKNKTSFKYTEASLEVKEDDGNSEDQMKSKNQISAVLDSQSILVLMSSQNALRGTVCEQSRFSHIMFYKNFDVPIGKFLQDNLLNQMELNETRILQQSQCTSCGGLPEAHFYYYAHRNKQLTIRVKRLPGEVHLPGGAEGKLWMWSRCGKCKSRNGISKCTKRVLISTSARGLSFGNFLELNFSKPSLSNLFSSCGHSLQKDFLYFFGLGPMVALFKYSPVTTYTVSVPPLKLPFSSSIRQDWLMKETQNVYVKLIYLFTEVANSLEKMRSQFDGLTLKLRGSFKEFSDIEEMLKQEKSELEVVLKNAVTRTENSDQVAYKLLSLNRVLWELLLEACIWERRMQSLLSPDPTMIHSRESVKAEPEKVDSYIGTSLEVKLDTAAEADGSPIKDIPVEGPVQESNGADPVNVSDSAEGFKTPNVDGSSPKRLARQGSNLRNGSSYDHCETDQLAENVDGAFADSDLSMKGTYHRSLSFNLEGSHDWFWAPFSEIRQVGMRDLQRVFFRKFESISSYTAENLPTAHQLITEEGQMLHIPLGTDNHVVSDYEGELSSMIACALALLKDLPLQTEVHADNSKGESGVAARTFENLHGLTRLPTNTSLDWSSNGSLHLDSVHNMASIFSDESRFSSFDGLNLLDSLVPPGTVNPVVPLGVSKSFGKDKYTVICPYANQFRDLRNRCCQSEVDYIASLSRCRNWDAKGGKSKSFFAKTLDDRLIIKEIKRTEFESFMKFSDEYFKHVKLSFDNGNQTCLAKVLGIYQVIVRQTKSGKEMRHDLMVMENLTFGRNITRQYDLKGALHARFNSASGGSGDVLLDQNFVNDMNSSPLYVSNKAKRILQRAVWNDTTFLNSINVMDYSLLVGVDTERQELVCGIIDYLRQYTWDKQLETWVKSSLVPKNVLPTVISPIEYKRRFRRFMSKHFLSVPDDWCSPESSDPSPM, from the exons ATGTGTCACTACTGTGGTGCAGAATTGACACAGTCCaaggaaaacaagaaaaaactgGAGAATTCGAAATTATTTCCATTAGCTAAAGGAGGCCCCAGAAAGTATTGCAAATTTTGTGCGGAGAAACAGGAGCGAGAATCTATCAAGCAGGGTAATACGATTTTATATACAATGCCAATGATCAGTCCAGCAACTTCCTTGTCAAGCAGTGACAGTTGTGTCTCTAGCTGGA GTGAGTTTTCTGTTGATGTGAGCTCATGCGATAG GGGTATTCAAGAGGAAAACACGACAGGCGGTTCTCAAGAGGATCTCTTTTGTCGGTCTAATGGGAGGTTACAAAACTCAAGTTTTGAACATCCAGTAAATGGATTTGATAGATCAGAAAAACAGATGGAAAACAACCTGAGCGAAAGTAGTTGTGGCAGTGATGTGTATACAGTAAGAGATGTTGAGATTATACAGACAAGTGATGACCATGAAGCAAAAGCTAATGTCAATGCAAGCACTAGTTCACATAGTGATGGAGCTGAGAACTCAAATTCTTTAGAAGATGATACAAATGCTGAGATATGGGAACCCCCTGAACCTGATGATCCAGAGGATGACATGGAGGGTAGTGTTGCTTTcaatgatgatgacgatgaggaatGTGGTGATGGCATGAAATGGGGTACACCGAGTTCTTTGAGTCATTCTGGAGATGAAGGAAGGGGAAGTTATACGTTTAAAGAGGAAAAACAAAGAGCAATGGAAGCGGTGATTAATGGAAAGTTTAAAGCCTTGATCAGTCAGCTACTTAAATCCGTGGGTGTTGCATCTTTGGGGGAGGGTGGTGAAAGTTGGGTGGACATTATTGCTTCTTTGTCATGGGAAGCTGCTTCATTTTTGAAACCTGATGCTGTTGTTGGTAAAGCAATGGATCCAGATGGCTACGTGAAAGTAAAATGCATTGCAACTGGTGTTCGCACCCAAAG TCAACTAGTAAAAGGTTTGGTCTTCAAAAAGCATGCTGCACACAAACATATGTCGACCAAGTACAAGAATCCAAGGTTGTTGCTAATCAAGGGAGTACTTGGTCTGTCTTCAAGTGGATTGTCATCCTTTGATTCAATGGAACAG GAAAGAGATTATCTGAAGTTTGTTATCGAAATGTTAGAATTGTGCCATCCAAATGTGGTTTTAGTGGAAAAAACTGTTTCTCGTGATATTCAAGAGGCTATTCTTGGGAATGGAATTACACTGATCTTTGACATGAAGCTCCATCGCCTGGAGAGAGTTGCTCGTTGTACTGGATCACCAATTTTATCATCAGATACAATGACGAGCAAAAAACTAAAACAGTGCGACTCTTTTCACATTGAAAAGTTTATAGAGGAGCATGCTGGAGGTGGAGGAAAGGTCCCAAGTAAAACATTAATGTTTATTGAGGGCTGTCCTACACGCCTGGGCTGTACG ATTTTGCTGAAAGGAGCACGGagtgatgaattgaagaaggtcAAGTGTGTTGTGCAGTGTGCAGTTATTCTGGCGTATCATTTAATGCTCGAGACTGCTTTCCTTGTTGACCAGAGAGCAATGTTCTCTACACTTCCATTAGCTGATGTAGCAATGGATTTGTCCACTGATAAAGAAACCCTTAATTTAGGATCAATTAACTCATGTGTCCATCAGAATACAGAGACTAGTGCTGAAACTGGGTCTGATACAGTTGATATTCCCATTTCCAATGGATTTCATGAAGGATGTTCCCACAGTTCTACCTTGGACGTCGAAGGCTGTTCCACATTCGATGAACCATACAATCCTGCTGTACTTTCTAGCTTGTCGTCCATTTCAGCATCATTAAGGAAAGTTATAGGGGAGAATTTTCCCCTAGCATCTTCTTCTTATCAGTCTCTTTCTTCATACTTTGGATTCAGTGGAAGAGAACTGAATGACCCAATCACAAGATCTGTTTCCGTTTGTACAACTCCTGAGGAAACTGAGCATTGTGATGTTGAAGATAAAGGTAGTGTTGAAGAAGAGAGATCACTTAATGGGAAAAATAAGACTTCATTTAAATACACAGAAGCTTCTCTTGAGGTGAAAGAAGATGATGGAAATAGTGAAGATCAAATGAAAAGTAAGAACCAAATCAGTGCTGTGTTGGATTCTCAGagtattttggttttgatgtCTAGCCAGAATGCATTAAGAGGCACTGTTTGTGAGCAGAGCCGTTTTTCTCATATCATGTTCTACAAGAATTTCGATGTTCCCATTGGAAAGTTTCTTCAAGATAATTTGCTCAATCAG ATGGAACTGAATGAAACTCGTATCCTGCAGCAAAGCCAGTGCACATCATGTGGTGGACTTCCAGAAGCTCACTTCTACTATTATGCACATCGTAATAAGCAGCTTACTATTCGAGTTAAACGTCTCCCTGGAGAAGTGCATTTGCCCGGTGGAGCAGAAGGGAAACTTTGGATGTGGAGTCGATGTGGTAAATGTAAATCTAGGAATGGAATCTCGAAGTGTACAAAAAGAGTATTGATTTCCACTTCTGCACGTGGTCTATCATTTGGAAATTTCCTGGAGCTCAATTTCTCGAAGCCATCTTTGTCTAATTTATTTTCTAGCTGCGGCCATTCTTTGCAGAAGGACTTTCTCTACTTCTTTGG ATTAGGCCCTATGGTTGCCTTGTTCAAGTATTCCCCTGTTACGACTTATACTGTTTCTGTGCCTCCTCTGAAGCTTCCATTCAGCAGTTCAATTAGACAAGACTGGCTTATGAAAGAAACTCAGAAT GTGTACGTGAAATTGATTTACTTGTTCACAGAGGTTGCCAACTCTTTAGAGAAGATGAGATCTCAATTTGATGGGTTGACTTTGAAACTTCGAGGCTCATTTAAAGAATTCTCTGACATCGAAGAGATGCTAAAGCAAGAAAAATCTGAGTTAGAG GTAGTGCTCAAGAATGCTGTTACCAGGACGGAGAACTCGGACCAGGTTGCCTACAAACTACTTAGCTTGAACAGAGTACTTTGGGAACTGCTCCTTGAAGCATGTATTTGGGAACGGCGCATGCAGTCATTACTGTCACCAGATCCTACGATGATCCATTCTAGAGAATCTGTGAAGGCAGAGCCAGAAAAAGTTGATTCATATATTGGTACCAGTTTAGAAGTCAAATTGGATACAGCTGCAGAAGCTGATGGATCTCCAATAAAAGACATTCCAGTTGAAGGTCCTGTTCAAGAATCTAATGGAGCTGATCCAGTTAACGTGTCTGATTCGGCTGAGGGTTTCAAAACACCGAATGTGGATGGTTCAAGCCCAAAACGGTTGGCCAGGCAGGGGTCCAATCTGAGGAATGGCTCCAGCTATGATCATTGTGAGACTGATCAGCTAGCAGAAAATGTGGATGGTGCTTTTGCCGATTCAGATCTATCAATGAAAGGCACTTATCACCGTTCACTATCATTCAACTTGGAAGGTTCACATGACTGGTTTTGGGCACCATTCTCCGAAATTCGTCAAGTTGGCATGAGAGATCTACAGAGAGTGTTCTTTCGGAAGTTTGAATCAATTAGTAGCTATACTGCAGAGAACTTACCCACAGCGCATCAGCTGATCACGGAAGAAGGGCAAATGCTGCACATTCCTCTTGGAACTGATAACCATGTTGTGTCAGACTATGAAGGAGAACTGTCAAGTATGATTGCTTGTGCACTGGCTTTATTGAAAGATCTACCTTTACAAACAGAGGTTCATGCTGACAATAGCAAGGGAGAGAGTGGAGTTGCTGCGAGAACATTTGAGAATTTGCACGGTCTGACTCGACTTCCCACTAATACTTCCCTGGATTGGTCTTCAAATGGTTCGTTACATTTAGATTCTGTCCATAATATGGCAAGCATTTTTTCAGATGAGTCACGCTTCTCCAGTTTTGATGGGTTGAATTTGTTGGATTCTCTGGTTCCGCCTGGAACTGTTAACCCAGTAGTCCCTCTAGGAGTTTCAAAATCATTTGGCAAGGATAAATATACTGTGATATGTCCATATGCCAATCAATTTCGTGATCTCCGCAATCGATGCTGCCAATCTGAAGTTGATTACATTGCTTCCCTTAGCCGTTGCAGAAACTGGGATGCTAAAGGTGGGAAGAGCAAATCCTTTTTTGCCAAAACACTTGATGACAGGTTGATTATTAAAGAAATCAAGAGGACAGAATTTGAGTCGTTTATGAAGTTTTCCGATGAGTATTTCAAGCACGTAAAGCTTTCATTTGACAATGGGAATCAAACATGCCTTGCGAAAGTTCTTGGGATTTATCAG GTGATTGTGAGACAGACAAAAAGTGGGAAAGAGATGAGGCATGATCTGATGGTCATGGAGAATCTTACCTTTGGTCGGAACATCACTCGCCAGTATGATCTTAAAGGTGCTCTACATGCTCGATTCAATTCTGCTAGTGGTGGTTCGGGAGATGTCCTTTTGGATCAGAACTTTGTCAATGACATGAACTCATCTCCACTGTATGTTAGTAACAAAGCAAAGCGTATATTGCAGCGGGCTGTGTGGAATGACACAACTTTCCTCAAT TCAATCAATGTTATGGATTATTCATTGCTTGTGGGAGTAGATACTGAACGTCAGGAGCTTGTATGTGGCATTATTGATTATCTTAGGCAGTATACATGGGACAAGCAGCTAGAGACATGGGTGAAGTCTTCACTTGTGCCGAAAAATGTCTTGCCGACCGTCATCTCGCCAATAGAGTACAAGAGGAGATTCAGAAGGTTCATGTCTAAGCATTTCTTGAGCGTCCCCGATGATTGGTGCTCACCAGAATCCTCTGACCCGTCACCAATGTGA
- the LOC114827355 gene encoding protein DMP5-like, with translation MDNNSIIQDLIESTEEHDDDPNNESNFMSAMNAILSGTARLNVLLPTAPVLSFTIFTPLFTNDGVCTPLNRWLTGFFIALSAASCVFFTLTDSFKTATGRLYYGVATFRGIRTFNGGRKKPHLPSDYRLRWADLFHASLSVVAFLAFAALHYDVVGCYYPAMPRRVTNVLPLVVGFVVSVLFVLFPSKRRGIGYPFLLQREAFYSRC, from the coding sequence ATGGACAACAACTCCATCATCCAAGACCTCATTGAAAGCACTGAAGAACACGATGACGACCCAAATAACGAATCCAATTTCATGTCTGCTATGAACGCAATACTAAGTGGCACTGCACGTCTCAACGTTCTCCTGCCCACGGCCCCCGTTCTTTCCTTCACCATTTTCACTCCTCTCTTCACCAACGACGGTGTATGCACCCCTCTCAACCGCTGGCTGACGGGTTTCTTTATCGCTCTTTCAGCAGCATCCTGCGTCTTCTTTACACTCACCGATAGCTTCAAAACAGCGACTGGCAGGTTATACTATGGAGTGGCCACATTTCGGGGGATACGGACTTTCAATGGTGGCCGGAAAAAGCCACATTTGCCCTCCGATTATAGGTTGAGATGGGCGGATCTCTTCCATGCATCACTTTCGGTAGTCGCGTTTCTGGCGTTTGCAGCTTTGCATTATGATGTCGTGGGTTGTTATTATCCGGCAATGCCTCGGAGGGTGACCAACGTTCTTCCTCTTGTGGTAGGGTTTGTAGTtagtgttttgtttgtgttgtttCCTTCTAAGAGAAGGGGAATTGGGTATCCTTTCTTGCTGCAGAGAGAGGCTTTTTACTCTAGATGTTGA